One Ahaetulla prasina isolate Xishuangbanna chromosome 1, ASM2864084v1, whole genome shotgun sequence DNA window includes the following coding sequences:
- the FUCA2 gene encoding plasma alpha-L-fucosidase, protein MAEPGGSSFLRREFPRFLLLLPPLLIFLLLPSRGRGGRYDPTWESLDSRPLPPWFDEAKFGIFVHWGVFSVPSFGSEWFWWYWQAEKKEPYVTFMKKNYHPGFTYEDFGPMFTAELYDANQWADILSASGAKYVVLTSKHHEGFTLWGSKYSWAWNSVDVGPKRDLVEELATSIRNRTSLRFGLYHSLFEWFNPLFCDDAASKFKKQQFPNVKSLPELYEIVTRYQPEILWSDGDGNAPDTYWNSTAFLAWLYNESPVQKTVVTNDRWGAGTICKHGGFFTCADRYSPKHLLSHKWEDCMTIDKKSWGYRRDAQLSDYLTIEDLIQQLVETVACGGNLLVNIGPTHDGRIPIVFEERLKQMGTWLALNGEAIFSTKPWRAQNDSITPGVWYTFKPKENILYAIFLKWPTSGTLTLGEPKAILGKTKVKLIGYEESLPWISTGEKGMMMAAPLLPFNKYPYQWAWTLQLTNVQ, encoded by the exons ATGGCTGAGCCGGGCGGTTCATCCTTTCTCCGGCGGGAGTTTCCTCGCTTCTTACTGCTGTTACCCCCGCTGCTCATCTTCCTCCTGCTACCTTCAAGGGGCCGGGGCGGTCGCTACGATCCCACCTGGGAGTCTCTGGACTCCCGGCCGCTTCCTCCCTGGTTCGATGAAGCCAAGTTTGGGATTTTCGTCCACTGGGGTGTTTTTTCCGTGCCCAGTTTCGGCAGCGAGTGGTTTTG GTGGTATTGGCAAGCAGAAAAGAAGGAACCTTATGTAACTTTTATGAAGAAAAACTATCATCCTGGATTCACTTATGAAGATTTTGGCCCTATGTTTACAGCTGAGTTGTATGATGCCAACCAGTGGGCAGATATTCTGAGTGCTTCAGGTGCCAAATACGTTGTCTTGACTTCAAAACATCATGAAG gtTTTACTCTGTGGGGGTCGAAATATTCCTGGGCTTGGAACAGTGTGGATGTGGGACCAAAACGGGACCTTGTGGAAGAGTTAGCTACATCTATTAGAAACCGGACAAGCTTACGTTTCGGGCTATATCACTCATTGTTTGAATGGTTCAACCCTCTCTTCTGTGATGATGCTGCTAGCAAATTCAAGAAACAACAGTTTCCAAATGTCAAAAGTCTCCCAGAGCTTTATGAGATTGTGACGCGATATCAGCCAGAGATTCTGTGGTCAGATGGCGATGGGAATGCTCCAGATACTTACTGGAACAGCACTGCCTTCCTAGCATGGCTTTATAATGAGAG cccTGTTCAGAAAACAGTTGTAACAAATGATCGCTGGGGAGCTGGCACAATATGCAAACACGGAGGTTTTTTCACTTGTGCAGATCGGTACAGCCCTAAACATCTCTTGTCCCATAAGTGGGAGGACTGTATGACAATTGACAAAAAGTCTTGGGGATACCGAAGGGATGCACAATTAAGTGATTATCTGACTATTGAAGATCTCATACAG CAACTTGTAGAGACAGTAGCTTGTGGAGGAAATCTTTTGGTGAATATTGGGCCCACCCATGACGGTCGCATTCCTATTGTATTTGAAGAGCGTCTGAAGCAAATGGGGACTTGGTTGGCATTGAACGGTGAAGCTATTTTCAGCACTAAACCTTGGAGAGCCCAAAATGATAGTATAACACCAGGAGTCTG GTACACATTCAAACCAAAAGAAAACATTCTGTATGCCATTTTCCTTAAGTGGCCAACTTCTGGAACTCTGACGTTGGGTGAACCAAAAGCTATTCTTGGGAAAACAAAG GTGAAACTAATAGGATATGAAGAATCATTGCCCTGGATTTCTACGGGAGAAAAAGGAATGATGATGGCTGCACCTCTGTTACCATTCAATAAGTATCCCTATCAGTGGGCCTGGACTCTACAGCTTACTAATGTACAATAG
- the PEX3 gene encoding peroxisomal biogenesis factor 3 isoform X3: protein MKEIQEREAAEYIAQARRQYHFESNQRTCNMTVLSMLPTLRDTLMYQLNSESLTSLLKNKPANKLEIWEELKIISFTRSIVAVYSTCMLVVLLRVQLNIIGGYIYLDNAAVCKNGTTLLAPPEVQQQYLSSIQHLLGDGLTELISVVKKTVQNVFESVSLKHALSLLELEQKLREIRNVIEQPEDSASEETASQSKLCHYMMPDEENPLAFQANELTEKDVATIKLLNETRDMLESPDFNRVLSTCLNRGFSRLLDNMAEFFRPTELDICHTGSVNSFSSASLPLAKIIPIINGQIHSVCSETPSHFVQDLLMMEQVKNFAANVYEAFSTPQQLEK from the exons atgaaagaaattcaaGAAAGAGAAGCAGCAGAATATATAGCACAAGCAAGAAGGCAGTATCATTTTGAAAGTAATCAGAGGACTTGCAACATGACAG TTCTATCAATGCTTCCAACATTAAGAGATACTTTGATGTATCAGCTGAATTCTGAGAGTCTCACTTCCCTGCTGAAAAACAA GCCAGCCAATAAGTTAGAAATATGGGAAGAATTGAAGATTATAA gtTTTACAAGGAGTATTGTAGCAGTATACAGCACATGCATGCTTGTAGTTCTTCTCCGAGTCCAATTAAATATTATTGGTGGATACATTTACTTAGACAATGCAGCAGTTTGCAAAAATGGCACT ACACTTTTAGCTCCCCCAGAAGTTCAACAACAATATTTATCAAGTATTCAACACCTCCTAGGAGATG GCTTGACTGAATTAATAAGCGTGGTTAAGAAGACTGTGCAGAATGTATTTGAGAG TGTTTCTCTCAAGCATGCCCTTTCCCTCTTGGAACTGGAACAGAAGCTAAGAGAAATTAGAAATGTAATTGAACAGCCTGAAGATTCTGCATCTGAAGAAACTGCATCACAATCCAAGCTATGTCATTACATGATGCCGGATGAAGAAAATCCTTTGGCTTTCCAG GCTAATGAACTGACAGAAAAAGATGTCGCTACCATTAAGTTACTTAATGAAACAAGAGACATGTTAGAAAG CCCAGATTTTAATAGAGTTTTGAGCACTTGCTTAAACAGAGGGTTTAGTCGATTACTGGATAACATGGCAGAATTCTTCAGACCTACTGAACTGGACATATGCCATACTGGCTCTGTGAACAG TTTTTCCAGTGCCAGTCTTCCTCTAGCCAAAATAATCCCAATAATAAATGGACAGATCCATTCGGTCTGCAGTGAAACACCTAGCCATTTTGTTCAG GACTTATTAATGATGGAACAAGTGAAAAACTTTGCTGCTAATGTATATGAAGCCTTCAGTACTCCACAACAACTAGAGAAGTAA
- the PEX3 gene encoding peroxisomal biogenesis factor 3 isoform X1, whose protein sequence is MLLAVWGFLKRHKKKCFFLGAFLGGVYVLGKYGQKKMKEIQEREAAEYIAQARRQYHFESNQRTCNMTVLSMLPTLRDTLMYQLNSESLTSLLKNKPANKLEIWEELKIISFTRSIVAVYSTCMLVVLLRVQLNIIGGYIYLDNAAVCKNGTTLLAPPEVQQQYLSSIQHLLGDGLTELISVVKKTVQNVFESVSLKHALSLLELEQKLREIRNVIEQPEDSASEETASQSKLCHYMMPDEENPLAFQANELTEKDVATIKLLNETRDMLESPDFNRVLSTCLNRGFSRLLDNMAEFFRPTELDICHTGSVNSFSSASLPLAKIIPIINGQIHSVCSETPSHFVQDLLMMEQVKNFAANVYEAFSTPQQLEK, encoded by the exons ATGCTGCTGGCCGTGTGGGGCTTCCTGAAGCGTCATAAAAAGAAATGCTTCTTCTTGGGCGCTTTCCTGGGCG GGGTTTATGTACTTGGAAAATATggtcagaaaaaaatgaaagaaattcaaGAAAGAGAAGCAGCAGAATATATAGCACAAGCAAGAAGGCAGTATCATTTTGAAAGTAATCAGAGGACTTGCAACATGACAG TTCTATCAATGCTTCCAACATTAAGAGATACTTTGATGTATCAGCTGAATTCTGAGAGTCTCACTTCCCTGCTGAAAAACAA GCCAGCCAATAAGTTAGAAATATGGGAAGAATTGAAGATTATAA gtTTTACAAGGAGTATTGTAGCAGTATACAGCACATGCATGCTTGTAGTTCTTCTCCGAGTCCAATTAAATATTATTGGTGGATACATTTACTTAGACAATGCAGCAGTTTGCAAAAATGGCACT ACACTTTTAGCTCCCCCAGAAGTTCAACAACAATATTTATCAAGTATTCAACACCTCCTAGGAGATG GCTTGACTGAATTAATAAGCGTGGTTAAGAAGACTGTGCAGAATGTATTTGAGAG TGTTTCTCTCAAGCATGCCCTTTCCCTCTTGGAACTGGAACAGAAGCTAAGAGAAATTAGAAATGTAATTGAACAGCCTGAAGATTCTGCATCTGAAGAAACTGCATCACAATCCAAGCTATGTCATTACATGATGCCGGATGAAGAAAATCCTTTGGCTTTCCAG GCTAATGAACTGACAGAAAAAGATGTCGCTACCATTAAGTTACTTAATGAAACAAGAGACATGTTAGAAAG CCCAGATTTTAATAGAGTTTTGAGCACTTGCTTAAACAGAGGGTTTAGTCGATTACTGGATAACATGGCAGAATTCTTCAGACCTACTGAACTGGACATATGCCATACTGGCTCTGTGAACAG TTTTTCCAGTGCCAGTCTTCCTCTAGCCAAAATAATCCCAATAATAAATGGACAGATCCATTCGGTCTGCAGTGAAACACCTAGCCATTTTGTTCAG GACTTATTAATGATGGAACAAGTGAAAAACTTTGCTGCTAATGTATATGAAGCCTTCAGTACTCCACAACAACTAGAGAAGTAA
- the PEX3 gene encoding peroxisomal biogenesis factor 3 isoform X2, translated as MFQNLSESTVNGVYVLGKYGQKKMKEIQEREAAEYIAQARRQYHFESNQRTCNMTVLSMLPTLRDTLMYQLNSESLTSLLKNKPANKLEIWEELKIISFTRSIVAVYSTCMLVVLLRVQLNIIGGYIYLDNAAVCKNGTTLLAPPEVQQQYLSSIQHLLGDGLTELISVVKKTVQNVFESVSLKHALSLLELEQKLREIRNVIEQPEDSASEETASQSKLCHYMMPDEENPLAFQANELTEKDVATIKLLNETRDMLESPDFNRVLSTCLNRGFSRLLDNMAEFFRPTELDICHTGSVNSFSSASLPLAKIIPIINGQIHSVCSETPSHFVQDLLMMEQVKNFAANVYEAFSTPQQLEK; from the exons ATGTTTCAAAATCTGTCTGAAAGCACTGTTAACG GGGTTTATGTACTTGGAAAATATggtcagaaaaaaatgaaagaaattcaaGAAAGAGAAGCAGCAGAATATATAGCACAAGCAAGAAGGCAGTATCATTTTGAAAGTAATCAGAGGACTTGCAACATGACAG TTCTATCAATGCTTCCAACATTAAGAGATACTTTGATGTATCAGCTGAATTCTGAGAGTCTCACTTCCCTGCTGAAAAACAA GCCAGCCAATAAGTTAGAAATATGGGAAGAATTGAAGATTATAA gtTTTACAAGGAGTATTGTAGCAGTATACAGCACATGCATGCTTGTAGTTCTTCTCCGAGTCCAATTAAATATTATTGGTGGATACATTTACTTAGACAATGCAGCAGTTTGCAAAAATGGCACT ACACTTTTAGCTCCCCCAGAAGTTCAACAACAATATTTATCAAGTATTCAACACCTCCTAGGAGATG GCTTGACTGAATTAATAAGCGTGGTTAAGAAGACTGTGCAGAATGTATTTGAGAG TGTTTCTCTCAAGCATGCCCTTTCCCTCTTGGAACTGGAACAGAAGCTAAGAGAAATTAGAAATGTAATTGAACAGCCTGAAGATTCTGCATCTGAAGAAACTGCATCACAATCCAAGCTATGTCATTACATGATGCCGGATGAAGAAAATCCTTTGGCTTTCCAG GCTAATGAACTGACAGAAAAAGATGTCGCTACCATTAAGTTACTTAATGAAACAAGAGACATGTTAGAAAG CCCAGATTTTAATAGAGTTTTGAGCACTTGCTTAAACAGAGGGTTTAGTCGATTACTGGATAACATGGCAGAATTCTTCAGACCTACTGAACTGGACATATGCCATACTGGCTCTGTGAACAG TTTTTCCAGTGCCAGTCTTCCTCTAGCCAAAATAATCCCAATAATAAATGGACAGATCCATTCGGTCTGCAGTGAAACACCTAGCCATTTTGTTCAG GACTTATTAATGATGGAACAAGTGAAAAACTTTGCTGCTAATGTATATGAAGCCTTCAGTACTCCACAACAACTAGAGAAGTAA